One bacterium DNA segment encodes these proteins:
- a CDS encoding helix-turn-helix domain-containing protein — protein MLLSAPSTIAELVEAVAELLGSPVTVEDPNFRLVAYSRQAGPVDRARRDTIFNKAVPLEIAQWLQRSGAMNRIYRSVLPVRVPACPRLGLAPRTAIAIRAGDRILGQIWIMEQRRPPAPDAVRILSQAATTAAVLLLRQEAEQTAHTRLVGEFLVDLLDGQVVSETAARRRADALQIELLKPFAVLVVDIDEFETHIDGQDEAWVQALKAELLAAIRAIARRFGERSLALLRSDSAVVLFGDRPGAPETPALPDRVRALADALHAHLPQRFPRLSFSIGASRVLHELDHLPQAYRQATEAARICGGFLGRRLPVNYDDLGIYRLLRTVRDHNLAEGYRDPHLERFESHDRVRGTELVATLEAYLDAFGDVTAVATKLAVHPNTIRYRLRQMRQVGDLDLADASKRLIIHVELKLRHLTPLGPSPVLPR, from the coding sequence GTGCTGCTTAGCGCTCCGAGCACCATTGCCGAACTCGTCGAGGCCGTCGCCGAACTGCTGGGCAGCCCGGTCACCGTAGAGGACCCCAACTTTCGGCTCGTGGCATATAGTCGTCAGGCAGGACCCGTGGACCGGGCGCGACGCGACACCATCTTCAACAAGGCGGTGCCGCTTGAGATCGCGCAGTGGCTCCAGCGGAGCGGGGCCATGAATCGAATCTATCGGAGCGTCCTGCCCGTCCGCGTACCAGCCTGTCCCCGATTGGGGCTCGCCCCGCGCACGGCGATCGCGATCCGGGCTGGCGACCGGATCCTGGGGCAGATTTGGATCATGGAGCAGCGGCGGCCGCCGGCGCCGGACGCGGTCCGTATTTTGTCCCAGGCCGCGACCACCGCCGCTGTGTTGCTGCTCCGTCAGGAGGCGGAGCAGACGGCGCACACCCGTCTCGTCGGGGAATTCCTCGTCGACCTGCTCGACGGCCAGGTGGTCAGCGAGACCGCGGCCCGACGCCGCGCGGACGCCCTCCAGATCGAACTGTTGAAACCGTTCGCCGTGCTGGTCGTTGACATCGACGAGTTCGAGACGCACATCGACGGCCAGGATGAAGCATGGGTGCAGGCGCTCAAGGCCGAACTGCTTGCCGCCATCCGCGCCATCGCGAGGCGATTCGGCGAGCGGTCGCTGGCTCTGCTGCGGAGCGATAGCGCCGTCGTCTTGTTCGGCGATCGGCCGGGGGCGCCCGAGACACCCGCGTTGCCTGACCGAGTACGCGCGCTCGCGGATGCGCTGCACGCTCACCTGCCTCAGCGGTTTCCGAGACTGTCGTTCTCGATTGGGGCGAGTCGGGTGCTGCACGAGCTCGATCACCTCCCGCAAGCGTATCGGCAGGCTACGGAAGCGGCGAGGATCTGCGGCGGATTCTTGGGGCGGCGGTTGCCGGTCAACTACGACGACCTCGGCATTTACCGCCTGTTACGCACGGTCCGAGATCACAACCTCGCTGAAGGCTATCGCGACCCGCACCTCGAGCGCTTCGAGTCGCATGACCGAGTGCGAGGCACGGAGCTGGTCGCGACCCTGGAGGCCTATCTGGACGCATTTGGGGACGTGACCGCGGTCGCGACAAAACTCGCGGTGCACCCGAATACGATTCGTTACCGTCTCCGTCAGATGCGCCAGGTCGGGGATCTGGACCTCGCAGACGCGAGCAAACGGTTGATCATCCATGTAGAGCTGAAGCTGCGGCATTTGACACCGTTGGGGCCATCGCCCGTGCTTCCGCGTTAG